TTTCTCATCCGATCTTACAAAACTCTAATCTGTTACTATAAAAAAAGCACGAGTCATGAAGCTGAAACAAAGCAAACAAACCCACGAAAGCAGGTGGCTTTGGTGTATTACAACTATATTTATCACAAGAAGTTATACTACACGGTCGAGGagtttatttataattataggTGCTCTTGTGGGCTAAATTGaaagaaatggaaaaaaaaaaaagaactaacCAGTCGTAAACGTCCGGGTTCCGGGGTTCGGCGGTCTCCATACCCTCCGCCACCGGCGTCGGCTTCTTCCTAAGCCTCCACCATTCTCCTCTCGGCCCCGtagctaaaaaataaaaataacccgaaaaataaaaaaagattaaacTTCTAGAACGTTCTAGAAGCTTCTGGAAGGGGATGCAGGGACGGACTCACGTGTGAGGGGCGAGTCGGGGACGCTGGCCGGCGAGGAGGGGGACGAGGAGGCGGAGTCGAGGGCGCTGCGGGGGAAGGAGGTGGTGCGGAGGATGGTGATGCTCCGGGTGACCAGGGAGCTTCCGGGCGCCgtggcggcggaggcggcggaggaggcggaggaggaggaggaggaggtggaggagaaggaggagtacTTGCGGAGCTTGCCGAGGCCGGAGTCCGGGCGGGGACCGGCCACCGTCTCGTCCCACAGATGATCGAGAAGGCCCATTATCTCctctttttcttgtaatctctccAACTCTTGTAAGCTTTTCTAGGTGGAGGGGGTGGGGTTTTgcagggagaaagagagagagagagagaggagaagaggaggggaaggAGGATCTCAGGGGATTCTTATGGATGAGGTCATCTTTAACCCACGGCTGGCTTGAATTGGCTTGGCTCTGGCTTGGTGGTACTTGGGCCTCTAGAGCCCATCCCTGTTGTTTTCAGACCATATTCACAAGTTTGGTAATCAGGAATAATTCAACTAGATGTAATGATTTCGGATTTGATCCGAAAAAATTATCAAAAGTTTGGAAAGAATTGGGATAACACAAAATtaggaaaaataataaaactaaaaaggttttctaaaatgttttatttatttaaaaatgcaTAAGCGACATCGTCACTGGCAACAATATATGGCATCATTTAATTTGtaattataaaaatttattaaattagTCATATATAATTCATGGATAAATCATATTTCAATGATCTGGAGAATAATGTAACTATGGTTTGTATTATCCTTTGGCTTAGTTTGAGATTTGGGTTTAAGGGACTAGCTAGTTGCATCATTTAGTTACTCTTTACTGCACTTGATTATCCTTGTATCAgttttatttaatgatttatgaaGTAAGCAATCGGAGGCTGATATGAATACATCATAATCGTATATAACCCACTTCCCCTTCTTATTGTATGATGCAGCCCTTAATGTAAATCAATGATTAGTACTTGAGAGAAAATGTGAGGGCAAAAAGAATTGACAAGAAAATGACTACAAAGTttgttttttatatataatgtgGACAAACTTGCTCAAGAATACTTGTAACTattaattttcatgttttcttgCGCGCGCGCACATATATATCCAAATATTTTAGCaattattttataccttttcAGATATTTCTTATATGCATGTTTGAATAagcattttctttttaaaatataGATAAGTAAAATATTCATGGACGAAATCTACTGCCAA
This portion of the Phoenix dactylifera cultivar Barhee BC4 chromosome 11, palm_55x_up_171113_PBpolish2nd_filt_p, whole genome shotgun sequence genome encodes:
- the LOC103703317 gene encoding dormancy-associated protein homolog 3-like, with product MGLLDHLWDETVAGPRPDSGLGKLRKYSSFSSTSSSSSSASSAASAATAPGSSLVTRSITILRTTSFPRSALDSASSSPSSPASVPDSPLTPTGPRGEWWRLRKKPTPVAEGMETAEPRNPDVYDWVLISSLDR